In Planctomycetaceae bacterium, a single genomic region encodes these proteins:
- a CDS encoding MG2 domain-containing protein → MRYFVCTLTAAVLATSTCLLATTPQQDDAAMRQDADKRYTDNNYADAFELYRRLTLESKLPQRDIAQVLGSATICLANLNRLNEFDEFFEQVVATRHDNPHLLARAAQVLVSQVDHGGFLIAGRFERGQHRGGGRYVSAMARDRVRAAQLLLQAIALLPDSDANAAEKAEVYQQLANAVGSVRFEGAWKLQDLTDLEALPDFEDANQWGWGPVGGGNKGAPVDENGDPVFHQMPESWDAAKSDGERWRWALNRVVQADESRRSSVDLEWARFLQSQFGVSEQSAGPIPVVRTNADEDDQTPRDATTWNAHELPDNETIARLASGTKRFALPDEFNHVAIYKNVIERADGQLRTALESLISVRMNRHQYSQAAELLKRILELAANDNDRNNVQRRIDQILNNWVQFETTKVQPAGDGATLDIRYRNGSQITFTAKLINIDQLLADTKAYLQSRPEQLDHKQLRIEDIGHRLIDEGGDKYLGESVANWTLNVTPPDNHFDAMQTVTTPLQKAGAYWVTATMEDGNSARIVLWVADTAISRKRVEGGTMYFVADAVSGKPIARANLEFFGWQQERIGQPRQRQWVVRTSRFADRTDNDGLAIPSTQFLNPQFQWLTIARTDDGRMAYDGFNGVWNPQKLDELHYSPTKVFAVTDRPVYRPDHTVKFRLWVREPNFDKEDTQFANKPFTIEIRNPKGDSVFTKDVVTDRWAGADGEWTIPADATLGHYNVAIGSKVKEQRTRERNGVPEIYEVDAVHALGQGSFRVEEYRKPEFEVTVDAPDKPVKLGDEIQAQISARYYFGAPVTEATVHYKVERTKKDQRWYPVGRWDWLYSPGYWWFSPNYEWYPGWSRWGCWAPIPPWWGWNPDPPEVVAEGDAQIGPDGTYLISIDTAAALREHSDSDHNYNITAEVVDQSRRTIIGSGSVIVARDPFKVFVWTDRGHYQTGDTANVGIQARTPDGKGVQRQRNGDAVFGDVRRRFRRAEGSRSRIVGHHDG, encoded by the coding sequence ATGCGATATTTTGTCTGCACACTCACCGCCGCCGTTCTGGCGACTTCCACGTGCCTGCTGGCAACGACTCCGCAACAGGATGACGCCGCAATGCGACAGGATGCCGATAAGCGTTACACCGACAACAACTACGCCGACGCCTTCGAGCTCTACCGCCGGCTGACTCTGGAATCCAAACTGCCCCAGCGTGACATCGCACAGGTTCTCGGCAGCGCCACCATCTGCCTGGCCAATCTGAATCGGCTGAACGAGTTCGACGAATTCTTTGAACAGGTCGTCGCCACCCGCCACGACAATCCGCATCTGCTGGCGCGAGCGGCTCAGGTTCTGGTAAGTCAGGTGGACCACGGTGGTTTCCTGATCGCCGGTCGGTTCGAACGCGGACAACATCGCGGCGGCGGCAGGTACGTTTCCGCGATGGCGCGTGACCGAGTCCGTGCCGCACAACTGCTGCTGCAGGCCATCGCGCTGCTACCCGATTCCGATGCCAATGCCGCCGAAAAAGCGGAAGTCTACCAACAGCTTGCGAATGCCGTCGGCTCGGTGCGTTTCGAAGGAGCCTGGAAGCTGCAGGACTTGACCGATCTGGAAGCACTCCCCGACTTCGAAGATGCCAACCAGTGGGGCTGGGGACCTGTCGGCGGCGGAAATAAGGGAGCCCCCGTCGACGAGAACGGCGACCCCGTGTTTCATCAGATGCCGGAATCCTGGGACGCCGCAAAGTCCGACGGAGAACGCTGGCGCTGGGCTCTGAATCGGGTCGTTCAGGCCGACGAATCGCGGCGAAGCAGTGTGGACCTGGAGTGGGCTCGCTTCCTGCAGTCGCAGTTCGGCGTCAGTGAACAATCCGCCGGGCCGATTCCCGTTGTCCGCACAAACGCCGACGAAGATGACCAGACACCGCGCGACGCCACAACATGGAACGCTCACGAACTGCCCGACAACGAAACGATCGCCCGCCTGGCAAGCGGAACGAAACGCTTCGCGCTGCCCGATGAATTCAATCACGTCGCGATCTACAAAAACGTCATCGAACGCGCCGACGGCCAGCTTCGCACCGCGCTGGAATCCCTGATTTCGGTGCGCATGAACCGGCACCAGTATTCGCAGGCCGCTGAACTGCTGAAACGCATTCTTGAACTTGCCGCGAACGACAATGACCGCAACAACGTTCAGCGGCGTATCGACCAGATTCTGAACAACTGGGTTCAGTTCGAAACCACGAAAGTTCAGCCGGCTGGCGACGGAGCGACGCTCGACATTCGCTATCGCAACGGTTCGCAGATCACGTTCACCGCGAAGCTGATCAACATCGATCAACTGCTGGCGGATACAAAGGCCTATTTGCAGAGCCGTCCCGAGCAACTCGATCACAAGCAACTGCGGATCGAAGACATTGGCCATCGCCTGATCGACGAAGGCGGTGATAAGTACCTCGGCGAATCCGTCGCCAACTGGACGCTCAACGTTACGCCTCCCGACAACCACTTCGACGCGATGCAGACCGTGACGACTCCGCTGCAAAAAGCGGGAGCCTACTGGGTCACGGCCACGATGGAAGACGGCAACTCAGCCCGCATCGTGCTGTGGGTCGCCGACACCGCGATCAGTCGCAAACGAGTCGAAGGTGGCACAATGTACTTCGTCGCCGACGCCGTCAGCGGCAAGCCGATCGCGCGAGCCAACCTGGAATTCTTCGGCTGGCAACAGGAACGAATCGGTCAGCCTCGCCAGCGTCAATGGGTTGTTCGCACCAGTCGCTTCGCCGACCGCACCGACAACGACGGGCTGGCGATCCCGTCAACGCAGTTTCTTAACCCGCAGTTTCAGTGGCTGACAATTGCTCGCACCGACGACGGCCGGATGGCGTACGACGGCTTCAACGGAGTCTGGAATCCCCAAAAGCTCGACGAACTGCACTACAGCCCGACCAAAGTCTTCGCCGTCACCGACCGCCCGGTTTATCGGCCCGATCACACAGTCAAGTTTCGACTGTGGGTGCGGGAACCAAACTTCGACAAAGAGGACACGCAATTCGCAAACAAACCTTTCACGATCGAAATTCGCAATCCGAAGGGTGACTCCGTCTTTACGAAGGATGTCGTCACCGACCGCTGGGCCGGTGCCGACGGCGAATGGACAATTCCCGCCGACGCGACGCTCGGGCATTACAACGTGGCGATCGGTTCGAAGGTCAAAGAACAACGCACTCGCGAACGCAATGGTGTGCCGGAAATCTACGAAGTCGATGCCGTGCATGCGCTTGGTCAGGGCTCGTTTCGGGTCGAGGAATACCGCAAGCCGGAATTCGAAGTGACCGTCGATGCCCCCGACAAACCGGTCAAACTCGGCGACGAGATTCAGGCGCAGATTTCCGCTCGCTACTACTTCGGAGCACCCGTGACCGAAGCCACCGTTCACTACAAAGTCGAACGCACCAAAAAGGATCAGCGGTGGTATCCGGTCGGTCGCTGGGACTGGCTGTATTCGCCGGGGTACTGGTGGTTCAGTCCGAATTACGAATGGTATCCCGGCTGGAGCCGCTGGGGTTGCTGGGCTCCGATTCCGCCATGGTGGGGCTGGAATCCTGATCCGCCGGAGGTCGTCGCCGAAGGTGATGCCCAGATCGGTCCGGACGGCACGTATCTCATCAGCATCGACACCGCCGCCGCTCTGCGAGAACACAGCGACAGCGATCACAACTACAACATCACAGCCGAAGTCGTCGACCAGTCTCGCCGCACGATCATCGGCAGCGGGAGCGTGATCGTCGCCCGTGATCCGTTCAAGGTGTTCGTGTGGACCGATCGAGGTCATTATCAGACCGGCGACACAGCCAACGTCGGCATTCAGGCTCGCACGCCCGACGGCAAGGGAGTTCAGCGGCAAAGGAACGGCGACGCTGTATTCGGTGACGTACGAAGACGGTTCCGACGTGCCGAAGGAAGCCGAAGTCGAATCGTGGGACATCATGACGGATGA
- a CDS encoding dihydrolipoamide acetyltransferase family protein, whose protein sequence is MPPVRNSNPSLPKISPRAARTAQQFHIDWSTITGSGRGGRIRERDILALVPSTLPAEPQPDAPGVLHPASGTRRTIAKRMLESVRQTAAVTLTTKVDASELATFRERLRSAATDVVPSYNDMLVRLVAGCLADFPQLNVVWHNDGIYVFDEVNIAVAVNTDAGLMVPVLNNADRLSLSEISVKTLELAQMARAGRLRGPQLSGGTFTVTNLGAFGIDLFTPIINRPQSAILGIGRIISEPVIRENEIVAGKTLSLSLTFDHQVIDGAPAAEWLQQLSARIVAPEPYL, encoded by the coding sequence ATGCCGCCCGTTCGCAATTCGAATCCTTCGCTTCCGAAGATTTCACCGCGAGCGGCCCGGACGGCGCAGCAGTTTCACATTGACTGGTCGACCATCACGGGCAGCGGACGCGGCGGCCGCATTCGTGAACGTGACATCCTGGCGCTGGTTCCTTCGACGCTGCCCGCCGAACCGCAACCGGATGCGCCGGGAGTTCTGCATCCGGCATCGGGAACTCGCCGCACGATCGCCAAACGGATGCTGGAAAGCGTGCGGCAAACAGCAGCGGTGACTCTGACGACAAAGGTTGACGCGTCGGAACTTGCGACATTCCGGGAACGACTGCGGTCCGCGGCAACTGACGTTGTTCCGTCGTACAACGACATGCTGGTCAGGCTTGTCGCCGGTTGTCTGGCCGACTTCCCGCAACTCAACGTTGTCTGGCACAACGACGGAATCTATGTATTTGACGAAGTGAATATCGCCGTCGCCGTGAACACCGACGCCGGGTTGATGGTACCGGTGCTGAACAACGCCGATCGCCTGAGCTTGTCGGAAATCAGCGTCAAGACACTGGAACTGGCACAGATGGCTCGTGCCGGCCGGCTCCGCGGTCCGCAGCTTTCCGGAGGCACGTTTACGGTCACGAATCTCGGGGCGTTCGGAATCGATTTATTCACGCCGATCATCAACCGTCCGCAGTCGGCCATCCTGGGAATCGGTCGCATCATTTCGGAGCCCGTCATTCGCGAAAACGAAATCGTCGCCGGGAAGACGTTGTCGCTGAGTCTGACGTTTGATCACCAGGTGATCGACGGCGCTCCGGCGGCTGAATGGCTGCAACAACTGTCAGCCAGAATCGTCGCGCCGGAACCGTACCTTTGA
- a CDS encoding four helix bundle suffix domain-containing protein: protein MARFRSSGGYRKMASFQTSTIIYDATVWFCERFLDSRSRTVDQMVQAARSGRQNIAEGSRASATSSQTELRLVNVARASLEELLLDYEDYLRHRRLRQWAPDSAEASAVRAVPQRFRQDQADQSNPTDLTGLSDAHRWGLYSRWLYHDDAAVRANAVICLIHQANYLLDKQIDALEQQFVKEGGYSERLAAERMAERARQEQDQSNLSDSTDPIPDCPRCGKPMALRTAKQGRNEGQQFWGCTGYPDCKATARV, encoded by the coding sequence ATGGCACGTTTTCGCAGTAGCGGCGGTTACCGCAAAATGGCTTCGTTTCAGACGTCGACGATCATTTACGACGCGACGGTCTGGTTCTGCGAGCGGTTTCTGGATTCGCGGTCGCGCACGGTCGATCAGATGGTCCAGGCCGCTCGATCAGGTCGGCAGAACATCGCCGAAGGCAGCCGCGCGTCCGCGACGTCTTCGCAGACCGAACTGCGGCTCGTGAATGTCGCTCGCGCGAGCCTGGAAGAACTGCTGCTGGACTACGAAGACTACCTGCGTCATCGGCGGCTGCGGCAGTGGGCGCCGGATTCCGCCGAAGCATCGGCGGTGCGCGCCGTGCCTCAGCGTTTCAGACAGGATCAGGCAGATCAGTCCAATCCGACAGATCTGACCGGTCTTTCTGATGCACACCGATGGGGGCTGTATTCGCGCTGGCTGTACCACGACGACGCGGCGGTGCGAGCAAATGCCGTGATCTGCCTGATCCACCAGGCCAACTACCTGCTGGACAAACAGATCGACGCGCTGGAACAGCAGTTCGTCAAAGAAGGCGGCTACAGCGAACGTCTTGCCGCCGAACGCATGGCCGAACGGGCCAGGCAAGAACAAGATCAGTCAAATCTGTCAGATTCGACCGATCCAATCCCCGACTGCCCGCGCTGCGGCAAACCCATGGCACTGCGAACCGCCAAACAGGGCCGAAACGAAGGCCAGCAATTCTGGGGCTGCACCGGCTACCCGGACTGCAAAGCAACGGCGCGGGTTTGA
- a CDS encoding alpha-2-macroglobulin family protein — translation MTEKKEYQPGEKVSLLINTDKSDSTVLLFVRAMNGLVPKPLVLRLDGKSTTFDLKIERRDMPNIFVEAFTIADGKLHSEVREIVVPPEKKIANIEVLPSSERYRPGDEAKVKLKLTNLEGRPFVGNTVLSVYDASLEYIAASEVPEIRSFFWNVRRYHNVQNDCTLNDVSSPLQLQNEIAMQQLRGVDPSRFGRADWMVRGEFGLGRPVVQFSRIAGPVPTDSVEFDAAPADAAMGDARAFAAPLAKAAMAPGVPPAAEVQPTVRTQFADTAHWVASVTSNADGIVETSFKVPDNLTTWEVKAWTIGDGTRVGQGSAKIISSKDLIIRPQTPRFFTETDRITLSAVVHNYLKNAKSARVVLETEGGQLELLDDAERIVQIPADGEARVDWNVHVIASGSTTVRMKALTDEESDATELTIPVNVHGILKTESFTGIIRPNGDSATVNINVPAARIEEQSRLEIRYSPSLASAMVDSLPYLIDYPYGCTEQTLNRFLPAVITQRTLQTMGVNLADVKAKRTNLNAQELGNAADRAAQRKRYDRNPVFDETEMNVIIADGVKALTEMQLSDGGWGWFSGFGEHSTAHLTSQVVHGLTIAQKNDVPILPDVIQRGVDWLQSYQATELEKLREGDWRREHPDELKDRHKPYKNQADNMDAFVAFVLTEHDASDPAMSDYLYRDRGDLSVYGMALTGLVLHWEGEAPAEPRAEAHERRDMILRNIEQFLVTDDENNTAWLRDFPATSGGTGMAAKTKRWLVTCSCC, via the coding sequence ATCACCGAGAAGAAGGAATACCAGCCCGGCGAAAAAGTCAGTCTGCTGATCAACACCGATAAGTCCGACAGCACTGTGCTGCTGTTTGTCCGCGCGATGAACGGCCTGGTTCCCAAACCACTGGTTCTGCGACTCGATGGCAAGAGCACGACGTTCGACCTGAAGATCGAACGCCGCGACATGCCCAACATTTTCGTCGAAGCGTTCACAATCGCTGACGGCAAACTCCACAGCGAAGTACGCGAAATCGTCGTGCCGCCGGAAAAGAAGATAGCGAATATTGAAGTTCTGCCGTCCTCCGAACGCTATCGTCCGGGTGACGAAGCGAAGGTGAAACTGAAGCTCACGAATCTCGAAGGCAGACCCTTCGTCGGCAATACCGTCCTGAGCGTTTACGACGCCAGCCTGGAATACATTGCGGCGAGTGAGGTTCCCGAAATCCGCTCCTTCTTCTGGAACGTCCGTCGCTATCACAATGTCCAGAACGACTGCACGCTGAATGACGTCTCAAGCCCGCTGCAGCTTCAGAACGAAATCGCGATGCAGCAACTGCGCGGGGTAGATCCAAGTCGGTTCGGTCGCGCGGATTGGATGGTGCGTGGTGAATTTGGACTGGGGAGGCCTGTTGTACAATTCTCTCGAATTGCTGGCCCTGTGCCGACGGATAGCGTCGAGTTCGACGCGGCACCCGCCGATGCTGCGATGGGTGATGCAAGAGCGTTCGCCGCACCGTTGGCGAAAGCCGCAATGGCCCCGGGCGTTCCGCCCGCCGCCGAAGTCCAACCGACCGTGCGCACGCAGTTTGCAGACACCGCTCACTGGGTCGCGTCGGTCACGTCCAACGCTGACGGCATCGTCGAAACGAGCTTCAAAGTTCCCGACAACCTGACCACTTGGGAAGTCAAAGCCTGGACGATCGGCGACGGCACGCGAGTCGGACAGGGCAGCGCCAAAATCATCAGCAGCAAAGATCTCATTATCCGGCCGCAGACGCCCCGCTTCTTCACCGAAACTGACCGCATCACGCTGTCCGCCGTCGTTCACAACTACCTGAAGAACGCCAAGTCCGCGCGAGTCGTCCTGGAAACCGAAGGCGGGCAGCTCGAACTGCTCGACGACGCCGAACGCATCGTGCAGATTCCCGCCGACGGCGAAGCCCGAGTCGACTGGAACGTTCACGTCATCGCGTCCGGCTCCACAACCGTTCGCATGAAAGCTCTGACCGATGAGGAATCCGACGCCACCGAACTGACGATTCCCGTCAACGTCCACGGCATTCTGAAGACCGAAAGCTTCACCGGAATCATCCGCCCCAACGGCGATTCGGCCACCGTCAACATCAACGTTCCGGCCGCAAGAATTGAAGAACAGTCGCGGCTGGAGATTCGCTACAGCCCGTCGCTGGCGTCGGCGATGGTCGATTCGCTGCCTTACCTGATCGACTATCCCTACGGCTGCACCGAACAGACGCTCAACCGCTTTCTGCCCGCCGTGATCACGCAGCGGACGCTGCAGACAATGGGAGTCAACCTGGCCGACGTCAAAGCCAAACGCACCAACCTGAACGCTCAGGAACTCGGCAACGCCGCCGATCGAGCAGCTCAGCGGAAACGCTACGACCGCAATCCCGTCTTCGACGAAACGGAAATGAACGTCATCATTGCCGACGGAGTCAAAGCGCTGACGGAAATGCAGTTGTCCGATGGCGGCTGGGGCTGGTTCAGCGGCTTCGGAGAACACTCGACCGCTCATCTGACATCGCAGGTTGTTCACGGCCTGACCATCGCTCAGAAAAACGACGTGCCGATTCTTCCCGACGTCATCCAGCGCGGAGTCGACTGGCTGCAAAGCTACCAGGCCACCGAACTGGAAAAACTGCGCGAAGGCGACTGGCGGCGAGAACATCCGGACGAACTGAAGGACCGCCATAAGCCGTATAAGAACCAGGCCGACAACATGGACGCCTTCGTCGCCTTCGTCCTGACCGAACACGATGCCAGCGATCCGGCCATGAGCGACTACCTGTACCGCGACCGAGGCGACCTGTCCGTCTACGGCATGGCTCTGACGGGACTGGTGCTGCATTGGGAGGGCGAGGCTCCCGCCGAGCCGCGGGCCGAAGCGCACGAACGCCGCGACATGATCCTTCGCAACATCGAACAGTTTCTCGTCACCGACGACGAAAACAACACCGCCTGGCTGCGCGACTTCCCGGCAACTTCTGGTGGTACTGGTATGGCAGCGAAAACGAAGCGATGGCTCGTTACCTGCAGTTGCTGCTGA